The sequence below is a genomic window from Ipomoea triloba cultivar NCNSP0323 chromosome 10, ASM357664v1.
CTTCCCTTCCTTGCACCGTCTACCGTTTgtttatatgaatataatattttgtgttGATTGTAACGTaactactatatatattatatacgtcCACTTAGTTCTAGCcctttttgtattttatgtaaggtctttttttaattgaagtTTAGATTGGTTATAATTAACCGGtgctaaatatattatttaactcTTTGATCTGGTTGTTAATTTTTCAGGGTGATTTCAAAAAGGCTTTGAGCCGCCCATGCTTAAAAGATGAATCAATCACGGATGCCAGACGTCCACTATACAAGGTATGATCAATccaataagaaaataaagtaagtTCAACTATGAATAATGTTGGACAATTTGTAACCTTAAAGTGAAGATTAGAGTGTGACATGGCCCAATCTAAACCTTTGTCTTAATGAGTTTAGGGGTAGTCTTGTTTCATGGGATTGGTTAACTCGACCTCAGTTTattacttgaaaaaaaaaaaaagaatacttCTAATTCTAACTAGTATAATTTACAAGACTAAATTATGAGTTTTAAACTCTAAGAAAGgtgtattatttaattaattatatctcgAATAATCCGGATTAGTGTGTTGAAGCGATGATTATATTGATCTAACATGCATGGTTAGGTTTTGCAGGCCATGATTCATCTGTTGTTAGAGGATTGTAGTGAAGAAGAAGTGGAAAGGCTATGGAAGGAGTTTAGGAGAATTCAAAAGCATTTCAGGTTGTCGCATTCTTCACAAGCTCCCCAACTTCACGAAGCAGCAAGACATTTCGACACGTTTAAGAATATTGTCATGTCCCTTAAAGATGACATCCGCCACACCACATTATTGAATGCCAACTAGCCTCCAAAATATAAAACTATGAAAACGTACATTTTTATGTACTCATCAGatgaaaatgttttttgttgaaatttacaaattttaaatgtttattaattaagtaaacaataattttattgagaTTAATTAATACTTATAATGTCAGCTGTCATTATCCTCCAAATTGATTGGTCCTTCTAAGAACAAATTGTATCACCATACTAATATTACGTGGTATAATCAAATATACCATATACAATATCGTTAACACAATAGCAAGAGTCTTATGTTTTCTATTGAGAATATACCTATATATGTACAGCAAAACTTAAACATTAATTTAGTTAAATTGACCAAATAAATTGTAGAAGTGACAACTATACGAGGAATATAAAATagagtttgaactttgaaggaGGACATTTTTGGGATATGTTAAGTTATTTAATGTGTACGttgcaaaatattaaaatgacgTAAGAATAAAAGTGGGCCAAATTACCAGTTCAGCCACCCATAGACAAAGAGGAATCCATCAAATTATTGCCACAACAGAATTCAACCTTCTTCGCAGTTCAGATCAATAGAGGACATCCCACCCCGATACCTGATCCCCGCCGTTGATTGATCGGCCGATCGATCGATACCGGAGCCATGAGCGAAGGAGGGAAGAGCAGAGGCGCTGCTGCCGCCTCCGGCACCGCGCCAGAGCCGGTGACGCCTCCGAACTATTACTACGGTACGTTTCAAGGAGTGGCTAATTATCAAGCTCCGCCGCCTCCGCAGTCTGAGCCGGTCATCGGTTTTCCTCAACCTATTCCTCCCGCCGGCGTCTCCGGCGCTCCTCCTCATTACTATCCCCATGGTTATCAAACCGTTCAAGGTTTGCCGTTTCTCACTCTTACGGTTATTTCTGTATTTATGCAtcttaatataaattataaagacATATCTTATATGATCGTATGGTTTTCTATGATTGTTGATATCTGATCTTTGCTTCCTGAAATTAATACTCTGAAAACAAATTATGCCTACCTGAGGGCTATTGATGCTAAACGCAGTGTGCTCCATGGTCTATGTGGTGAAAAAGTGGCCAAAAATCTTGCCGAAGGTTTGTGATTTTCACAACATCATCGGCAGTATTTAGAATGTTCTATGACAATATTCATATGGAGTGAACTCAGTGTTCACTTGGCAATAACTTGACATTCACATAGATTCACATTGCCTGCACTAGAAATCCTAACTTAGTCTGAAAGACTGAAACCTAAGTGTGGTGTAACCAATCTTGCCCCACATCAGCTCAGGCAGTGACAGTACAGAATATGGTGAAATCTGGTTATACAAGTTTGGAGTGTTTTGTGATTTTCTGTTAGTTGATTGATCACTGGTCAGAGTAGTAGGCAATGCTTATTTATGGGCAGTTGTTGCAATATGATTTGTGAACTTGAGAATGTAGATTAGCTTTAGTAGTTCAAATGAAATGACTCTGAATTGTTAGAATGATGAATCTACAAGAAAGTAGAATTAGGTAGTTGGTATGGAACTTGCTCAGGAAGACAAGGAGCATTGGTTTTCTATCTGTTTGGTGATTGAGATCTCAGTGCTATTAGGTTGATTTGGTCTTCTTCGGAGCAAGAGCTTCTTAGATGGTGTTATTGCTTTCAACATGCAATTGATTAATAGCcttctgattttattttttttaaagttacttaggctctgtttggcagagcttatttaggagcttataacttattttaagctactaataagctataagctctgtttgttaatgttctcaaaataagctagtagcttaaaataagagcttattttgaaacgctacttggggtagcttttcaaaataagctagcagctttttaacttttttccatctttatccttattattttaaataaatgacatcctttacccctctcaattaaaacccttttgacatttttttttcattatgtttggttgtaatttcagtttgatatttatgtttgaacattaatttttgtatgaactaatcttatgaattataaatattttttttttttactttatatattttcaaatatatgttcttactttatattttatttaaatatattgatttcattattttatattgtaatatataaacaaacctagttaaatttaaaattatttaaattgtatgaagatgtcctttttagtctttttacatttatcagcttatcaaaaagttaattttaccaaacacttttaagcataacagctcttcagatttcagcttcaagcttataacttttcagttttcagctacttttcagctttcagctaccttttcagctaggtttgccaaacatagccatacaCTGTCAACAACTATTTTTATAAGCTATTTCCAGTCTTTAGATATGCACCCTCTCTTTACATTCgaatgatcttcagatattaaAATTAATGCTTTTACCAGATTGCATTTGATATTCTTCattttggctttttttttttcaacttaggTTATGCTGTTGTTGAAGGTAGACCCTTAAGGGAGCACCGGCTACCCTGCTGTGGTATGGGGCTGGGATGGTGCTTGTAAGTTAtcattattgtgtttttttttttttttttttttttttttttttccattcaaGATTACTTTCACTTATCTAGTGAGCATATCCACTGCATGCTTAATGACAATGCTAACAGTTTTGACATGAATTTTTGTATCACATCAATTGCAACACTTGAAGCTATGCCTGGATAAATTTCCAGttcaataaaatatgaaaccATTGAGGAAGATGACTGTAGAACTGAATAGGAAAGTCAATGAGTAAAAGGAGATGGAAATTACTGTGAACATTGAGGGGCAGCATACTTGGGAAAGCAAATACAGTAAACTTTCATagaataataaggataaaacaACTTTTTTATTCCCCAGTACCTTCCCCTAAATCCATCATGAAAACTTGAAGGTGAGAACCAAGTAACACTTCAGGGTGCTCCTCAATAGCACAGAAAACCAATGACTTAGCAAAAAAGTATTTGGAGTGTACATCATGCTCTTCACCTAATAATTGAAACAACCGATAGAGGTGCAGGAGCCATTACTAGATGTCATATTGTCCATGTTAATATTGGTTTGATTGTTACACCTcgttattttgattaattaataattgatgTGTATGGTTCAATTACTAATTTTCCCATTGCAAGTGCTCACTATTGAGaatattctttattttgttttacaaGGTTCATtgttggtttctttcttggtgCCATCCCCTGGTATATCGGAGCTTTTCTGCTTTTGTGTGTCCGAATGGACTACAGAGAGAAGCCTGGACTTATTGCGTGCACATTAGCTGTAAgtttgttcacatcttttcaGATATCATCATTCCATTGTGAAAACACGGTGTAATTCAGCACTTTTGCTTACCAGCCGCTCAAAAGTATAGTGTCATTGTTGTGTTCTAATGACTAGTTTATTAATGTTCAGCTGTTGCCATATTTCCTTATGCTTTTGTTGGTAAACAATGATCTGCACAGGCTATTCTCGCAATGGTAGCTGTAACCCTCGGTGTGACAAAGGCAACTCATTCCTGGTGAAAGGTGCCCGGGCTGCTTAAGTTTTATACATTCCCTTACCATGAAGACGGAGAGCGAAATCTCAGAGGGCATGAAATCTAATAGTTTTGAGTCGgtattcatcttcttttatctgTATAGCTGCTCTTAATTGGATCTGGATTGGTAATGTTAATGCTTATTTCTGTGCTCTTAAGAATGAAATGCACACTAGTCTTCTTTCCCTCAATCcttcaatcattcaatcaagCATCAACAAAGATCTAGCCCTCAACTTTGTTTATTGTGCAGCCCAGCCATTTTATCAAAAGAGTTATACTACATGGACTCCTAATCTCTACTTCCTCATTTTTACTCCTTGATGTGGCAGGCAAtgataagttattttaattatgtggGTCCTAAGAAAAATGTTTACATCCAAATTTTGAGTGATGAGTATAAATTTGGAGTAAAATTTTGGAGTCCAAGTAGTTTTTTCCTTATCAAAATCCAACTTTCTATTTTTACATACCAATAGCGTTATATTATCACTTAAAGTGATCACATGACTTGAAATAAACAAGGCCATAGATAAACATGCTTACAATATTCTGGTAATGTTACATTGCTTAAGTAAACGCCCTCCCTAATGGCTCTCTAGGGAGGAGATTATTGacaaaagtaatatattattacattACAATAGTCGATACTTGAGTACATTGAAGTGAAACGGTTAGGATATCACTTCGGACGGGTCAGTAAACGGGTAAGCTTCATACCTTGTATAACAAATAGTTgccaacccaaaaaaaatctgACCTCCAATTCGTCTAGGACAAGCCTCAAGCAAGCGATCTGCGGCTCCATGAAGGCAAGTGATGCAATCTGTAGGCGTCGATTGGTAGTGGCAAACCGCATGACCATAAACGGCACCATCANttttttttttttttttttttttttttttttttttttttttttccattcaaGATTACTTTCACTTATCTAGTGAGCATATCCACTGCATGCTTAATGACAATGCTAACAGTTTTGACATGAATTTTTGTATCACATCAATTGCAACACTTGAAGCTATGCCTGGATAAATTTCCAGttcaataaaatatgaaaccATTGAGGAAGATGACTGTAGAACTGAATAGGAAAGTCAATGAGTAAAAGGAGATGGAAATTACTGTGAACATTGAGGGGCAGCATACTTGGGAAAGCAAATACAGTAAACTTTCATagaataataaggataaaacaACTTTTTTATTCCCCAGTACCTTCCCCTAAATCCATCATGAAAACTTGAAGGTGAGAACCAAGTAACACTTCAGGGTGCTCCTCAATAGCACAGAAAACCAATGACTTAGCAAAAAAGTATTTGGAGTGTACATCATGCTCTTCACCTAATAATTGAAACAACCGATAGAGGTGCAGGAGCCATTACTAGATGTCATATTGTCCATGTTAATATTGGTTTGATTGTTACACCTcgttattttgattaattaataattgatgTGTATGGTTCAATTACTAATTTTCCCATTGCAAGTGCTCACTATTGAGaatattctttattttgttttacaaGGTTCATtgttggtttctttcttggtgCCATCCCCTGGTATATCGGAGCTTTTCTGCTTTTGTGTGTCCGAATGGACTACAGAGAGAAGCCTGGACTTATTGCGTGCACATTAGCTGTAAgtttgttcacatcttttcaGATATCATCATTCCATTGTGAAAACACGGTGTAATTCAGCACTTTTGCTTACCAGCCGCTCAAAAGTATAGTGTCATTGTTGTGTTCTAATGACTAGTTTATTAATGTTCAGCTGTTGCCATATTTCCTTATGCTTTTGTTGGTAAACAATGATCTGCACAGGCTATTCTCGCAATGGTAGCTGTAACCCTCGGTGTGACAAAGGCAACTCATTCCTGGTGAAAGGTGCCCGGGCTGCTTAAGTTTTATACATTCCCTTACCATGAAGACGGAGAGCGAAATCTCAGAGGGCATGAAATCTAATAGTTTTGAGTCGgtattcatcttcttttatctgTATAGCTGCTCTTAATTGGATCTGGATTGGTAATGTTAATGCTTATTTCTGTGCTCTTAAGAATGAAATGCACACTAGTCTTCTTTCCCTCAATCcttcaatcattcaatcaagCATCAACAAAGATCTAGCCCTCAACTTTGTTTATTGTGCAGCCCAGCCATTTTATCAAAAGAGTTATACTACATGGACTCCTAATCTCTACTTCCTCATTTTTACTCCTTGATGTGGCAGGCAAtgataagttattttaattatgtggGTCCTAAGAAAAATGTTTACATCCAAATTTTGAGTGATGAGTATAAATTTGGAGTAAAATTTTGGAGTCCAAGTAGTTTTTTCCTTATCAAAATCCAACTTTCTATTTTTACATACCAATAGCGTTATATTATCACTTAAAGTGATCACATGACTTGAAATAAACAAGGCCATAGATAAACATGCTTACAATATTCTGGTAATGTTACATTGCTTAAGTAAACGCCCTCCCTAATGGCTCTCTAGGGAGGAGATTATTGacaaaagtaatatattattacattACAATAGTCGATACTTGAGTACATTGAAGTGAAACGGTTAGGATATCACTTCGGACGGGTCAGTAAACGGGTAAGCTTCATACCTTGTATAACAAATAGTTgccaacccaaaaaaaatctgACCTCCAATTCGTCTAGGACAAGCCTCAAGCAAGCGATCTGCGGCTCCATGAAGGCAAGTGATGCAATCTGTAGGCGTCGATTGGTAGTGGCAAACCGCATGACCATAAACGGCACCATCAGGAGAATTCTCGTATCTATTGAAATTTTGTGTTCCCGGTGTCAAGAGTTGTAGCTTAGCAAGAACATAGTTTAAGGATGTTTCGAAGTTGCTATTTGATGGATACTCTTGGCCATTGCATATGAATGACTCAAACCCATTAACAGAAGAGGCTTTCTGGCTTATCACCAAACAACAAAACCCCAAAAGCAGTAGCAATATTCTCACACCTTTCATCCTGTGCTCTACTTTTTCTTGCTTTCTTGCTTGGCTGTGTTGATTTGAGACTTGCCCCCTCAGTCTGAGTTTAAATAAGATTCGTGTTGTGTTGTTTAGTCATAGGTTTTTACGTTGGTTTGTCTACTTTAAGAACATgcttagtgagttaatggtatTTCTTAGTAACTATGGAACTTTGTCCTCGAATGTTTGACTTGTTGGCAAAATGCCGGCCAAAGTTTTCTATTGCTCCCAACTTCATTGCATAATTGTTAGTGTTCTTAAATTACAGTATCACTTGATTAGTAAGTAGTTTTAatgcaattaataaatatttttactacAACTTACAAAGATGCTCCTAGTGAGGGTTAGCCGTTTAACACATCATCTAAAATTTTGACTAAAAGATGAATTTTAGAATAAGTAAACTTTAGTAGTAATTAGTaagtagaaattaaaataaaaataaataaataaatgaaattatattaatatttatactcACGTTCAAATGAAAACTAGTAATCTTGTGAGAACATGCAAACTTTTTTGAAGATGTGAGAACATGCAAACTAATCTCATTTGTTCATTTATGACGATCAAGGATTGAAAATTAATGAAacataagaagaaaaaaatatgatgGCATTTCTGTAATTATGATAGTGCATTtgaaaacaattaatagtgCACACGTGAGTGCAGTATCAATTACTCTGTATTTACAAATGCACTACCAAGCATTTTCAAATGTATTGtcgtaaattaaaaaaatatactactttttttctttaattttcagctCTCGATCATCCTAAATAAAGGAATGAAGTTAGATAGTCAATTCTCACAAAGACTACTAATTCTCACATGATTCTTAATTTAGGGAATCTCAATTGTGGTAAGAAAATCTATTAAACTAAAAGAAATTAGaacaataaaaatgtatttaaaaaatgtaaaccaATTCATCCATAAAAATAGATTTAAGAAAACCACCTCCCCAACGAGTCATTAATCTTGCCAAGATCAATCCAGGACTAACAagaataaaagataaaataaaaaacgtggtgtcaatttgatctttttgcatctaggtcaaatttaatgtgcgcgattttcc
It includes:
- the LOC116032866 gene encoding 60S ribosomal protein L18a-like protein, encoding MSEGGKSRGAAAASGTAPEPVTPPNYYYGTFQGVANYQAPPPPQSEPVIGFPQPIPPAGVSGAPPHYYPHGYQTVQGYAVVEGRPLREHRLPCCGMGLGWCLFIVGFFLGAIPWYIGAFLLLCVRMDYREKPGLIACTLAAILAMVAVTLGVTKATHSW